The DNA segment GACGCCGAACCCCGCAACTCTGAAGTTCCTGCCGGGCAAGGTGGTGATGGAAAACGGCACGGCCGAATTCCGCAACGCCGAAGAAGCGGAAGCCTCGCCGCTCGCTGCCCGCATCTTCGATGTACCCGGCGTTAGCGGCGTCTATTTCGGCTACGACTTCATCTCCGTCTCCAAGGAGAACCAGGAATGGCAGCATCTGAAGCCCGCCATCCTCGGTTCGATCATGGAGCATTTCATGTCCGGCAAGCCGGTCATGGGCGAAAGCTCGGTTCTTTCCGAAGCACAGGACGCCGGCGGTGAGTTCTTCGACGAAGGCGACGAATCGATCGTGCTGACCATCAAGGAATTGCTCGAGACCCGCGTTCGTCCGGCTGTTGCCCAGGATGGCGGCGATATCACCTTCCGCGGCTTTCGTGACGGCAAGGTCTACCTCAACATGAAGGGATCCTGCTCCGGTTGCCCGTCGTCTACCGCGACGTTGAAGCATGGCATACAGAATCTGCTGCGCCATTTCGTCCCGGAAGTGCAGGAAGTCGAAGCCGTCTAAGCATGGTCCCCAAACATGCGCAGCGGTTTTTGGATAAGATTGTGCAAAAACAGATTTTGGAGTGCAGTGACGGTTTGAAGCTAATTCACTGCGCTTCAAGTTTGGCCTTTTCGGAAAAATTGTGATGATCGTACTGGCGCTCGACACGGCAGGTGTGGATTGCGCTGCCGCTGTGTATGATAGTGGCAGTGATTCTGTGATCGGGGAGGTCACGGAAACGATCGGGCGAGGGCATGCCGAACATTTGATGGATGTTGTCGACCGGGCGCTGGCTGAAGCCGATATAGCGCTCGCGGCAGTGGAGCGTATGGTCGTGACCGTCGGTCCCGGCTCGTTCACCGGCATCCGCATTGGCGTTGCAGCCGCCCGCGGTTTCGCGCTTTCCCTGAACATTCCCGCCGTTGGCGTCACGACCCTCGAGGTCATGGCCGCCGCCGCTCGGGAAACGAATCCGGGTAAATCGGTTCTGGCCGCAATCGACGCCAAGCGCGAGGAGATCTATCTCCAGTCCTTCGATGCCGATGGCCATCCGCTGGATGAGGCGCGCGCCGTGACGATCGATGAAGCGCGTGCGATATCAGATGCTTTCGACGGTGTCGTCACCGGCTCGGCTGTTGCCCGGCTCAGCGACTCTCCGCCGGCGGCGCGGCCGGATGCTTTTCCGATTGCCACCGTCGCCCGGCTGGGCGCTGCCAAACCTGTCAGCGAAAAGCCGAAGCCGCTTTATCTTCGCGGACCCGACGCCAGACCGCAGGCAGGGTACGCAGTCGCCAGGGTATAATCATGCTGGAATCCTATCTCACCCTGAAAGCCGAATACGAGATCGTTCCGATGCAGTTGCAGGATTGTGCCGAGGTGGCTGCGCTGCATGGCGAACGGTTTTCACGGGTTTGGGACGATAGCGAGTTTCAAAATCTCCTGTCGCAGGACACGACCTTCGGCTTTGTCGCGCGCCAGACCAACGCCATCCTGAAAAAGCCGCTTCCCGGCTTCGTTCTGGCGCGGCAGGCGGCGGGTGAAGCGGAAATCCTGACAGTTGCCGTCAACGCCAAACTTGGCCGCTCCGGCCTCGGCTGGCGGCTGATGCAGGCGGCGTTGCGCGAGGCGCGCAACCGCGGCGGCGAAACCATGTTCCTGGAGGTCGATGGCGGCAATCAGCCGGCGCTCGGTCTCTACCGCAAGCTCGGTTTCGAAACGGTCGGCGAACGCAGGGCCTATTATGTCGACGAAAACGGCGCGAAATCGACGGCGCTTGTCATGCGCCGTGTTCTTCGCTAGTCCGTTGTCCTAGACGAATAGACCGAAGACCGTATTCAATGACCGATCCCGTAAAATCCCTTGAGGAGCTTTGCGCCGAGCGCGGCATGCGCATGACGGAGCAACGGCGGGTCATTGCGCGCATCATCGAGAGTTCGGAAGATCATCCCGACGTCGAAGAGCTGCACCGCCGCTCCGTGAAGGTGGATGCGAAGATCTCGATTTCGACGGTTTACCGCACCGTAAAGCTTTTCGAGGATGCCGGCATCATCGAGCGCCATGACTTCCGTGACGGGCGTTCGCGGTACGAAACCGTGCCGGAAGAGCATCACGATCACCTGATCGACCTGAAGAGCGGCGAAGTGATCGAATTCCACTCGCCGGAGATCGAGGCGCTGCAGGAGCGCATTG comes from the Rhizobium sp. NXC24 genome and includes:
- a CDS encoding NifU family protein encodes the protein MFIQTEATPNPATLKFLPGKVVMENGTAEFRNAEEAEASPLAARIFDVPGVSGVYFGYDFISVSKENQEWQHLKPAILGSIMEHFMSGKPVMGESSVLSEAQDAGGEFFDEGDESIVLTIKELLETRVRPAVAQDGGDITFRGFRDGKVYLNMKGSCSGCPSSTATLKHGIQNLLRHFVPEVQEVEAV
- the tsaB gene encoding tRNA (adenosine(37)-N6)-threonylcarbamoyltransferase complex dimerization subunit type 1 TsaB, which translates into the protein MIVLALDTAGVDCAAAVYDSGSDSVIGEVTETIGRGHAEHLMDVVDRALAEADIALAAVERMVVTVGPGSFTGIRIGVAAARGFALSLNIPAVGVTTLEVMAAAARETNPGKSVLAAIDAKREEIYLQSFDADGHPLDEARAVTIDEARAISDAFDGVVTGSAVARLSDSPPAARPDAFPIATVARLGAAKPVSEKPKPLYLRGPDARPQAGYAVARV
- a CDS encoding N-acetyltransferase; the protein is MLESYLTLKAEYEIVPMQLQDCAEVAALHGERFSRVWDDSEFQNLLSQDTTFGFVARQTNAILKKPLPGFVLARQAAGEAEILTVAVNAKLGRSGLGWRLMQAALREARNRGGETMFLEVDGGNQPALGLYRKLGFETVGERRAYYVDENGAKSTALVMRRVLR
- a CDS encoding Fur family transcriptional regulator; the protein is MTDPVKSLEELCAERGMRMTEQRRVIARIIESSEDHPDVEELHRRSVKVDAKISISTVYRTVKLFEDAGIIERHDFRDGRSRYETVPEEHHDHLIDLKSGEVIEFHSPEIEALQERIAREHGFKLVDHRLELYGIPLNKDER